In Solanum stenotomum isolate F172 chromosome 6, ASM1918654v1, whole genome shotgun sequence, one DNA window encodes the following:
- the LOC125867209 gene encoding U-box domain-containing protein 35-like, which produces MEFELTMEINLISSNPKYIIMPPFNYKRSPKHIKRAQSWKETYITEEEWQSMEESDISKIEGQGTMQSPISSVVAIAITGNKNSRYVVKWALEKFIPEGETRFMLLHVRPEITAVPTPMGNLIPIAQVREDVADAFRKEVELQASEKLLPYKTMCSRRQVQVGVVQLESNDVINAIAGVVSKCSINKLVIGTSTPGLFSRGRNLSASISETAPTFCTVYAVSKGKLSSVRASSTENNRFLIDDSSDTSSSSNNSTGHSFSSQAERTDHSSTSPASYSHLYSPSHQPQRYQAKSPVHQALQTLLHKRTNFSENIQSRSSSVDIGEAFQALSIKSNTPLHKRAILDEVIHPRALSVAIGEADDEKSCYFSSSGITDLYNRASSFKKAKVDNQSWSISQSSTSDVPKDSSSGSQVNINYDLEKLRIELRHIQGMYAIAQTEAIDASRKLNEFQKLRVEEANKLKQINLKEEEAKELAEQEKLKCEAAKKEADYAMECVEREAEQRRAAESIANREARTKEKLEKSLALPLHHYQEFTWEEIVTASSSFSEDLKIGMGSYGMVYKCYLHHTPAAVKVLHSAEAHRTKQFQQELEVLSKIHHPHLLFLLGACPERGCLVYEYMENGSLEDRLTRKNNTPPLTWFDRVRIAWEVASALVFLHNTKPKPIIHRDLKPANILLDHNLVSKIGDVGLSTMVQSDSSSAMTAYKDTSPVGTLCYIDPEYQRTGLVSTKSDVYAFGMVILQLLTAKRAIALAHMVEMATEEDKLVELLDQEAGEWPLEETKELAVLALKCTELRRRDRPDLKDEVLPILERFKEVADRARHLKYNQPPPPSHFKCPLLKEVIQDPCVAADGYTYDRKAIESWLADNDNSPVTNLPLPHKHLLPNYALLSAIKEWKSGKH; this is translated from the exons AACTTACATTACTGAAGAGGAGTGGCAGAGTATGGAGGAGAGTGATATATCGAAAATAGAAGGGCAAGGAACAATGCAGTCTCCGATTTCTTCAGTTGTTGCAATAGCCATAACTGGGAACAAGAATAGCAGATATGTGGTGAAATGGGCATTGGAGAAATTTATTCCAGAGGGAGAGACGCGCTTCATGTTGCTACATGTCCGCCCTGAGATCACCGCGGTTCCAACTCCTA tgGGGAACTTGATTCCTATTGCACAAgtaagagaagatgtagcggATGCTTTCAGGAAGGAAGTTGAGTTGCAAGCAAGTGAAAAACTTCTTCCTTACAAGACAATGTGCAGTCGGAGACAG GTACAAGTAGGAGTTGTTCAACTTGAATCAAATGATGTTATAAATGCAATTGCAGGGGTAGTATCTAAATGTTCTATCAACAAGCTTGTTATTGGAACCTCAACCcctggcctattttcaag GGGAAGAAACTTATCTGCAAGTATATCAGAAACAGCTCCAACCTTTTGCACAGTTTATGCTGTGTCAAAGGGAAAACTGTCATCAGTGCGGGCCTCGAGTACAGAAAACAACAGATTCCTTATAGATGATAGCAGTGATACAAGTAGTTCATCTAACAACTCTACAGGCCACAGCTTTAGCTCACAAGCAG AGAGGACGGACCATAGCTCAACTTCACCTGCTTCATACTCTCATTTGTACTCTCCTTCTCATCAACCGCAACGTTATCAAGCTAAATCTCCAGTGCACCAGGCCCTCCAGACACTTCTCCATAAAAGAACAAATTTCAGTGAAAACATCCAATCTAGAAGTTCATCTGTCGATATTGGAGAAGCATTTCAAGCTCTTTCAATTAAAAGCAATACTCCTTTGCATAAAAGAGCAATTTTGGATGAAGTCATCCATCCTAGAGCTCTATCTGTTGCTATTGGAGAAGCTGATGATGAAAAAAGTTGCTATTTCAGTAGCTCGGGAATTACTGATCTCTACAATCGTGCTTCAAGTTTCAAAAAAGCGAAAGTCGACAACCAATCATGGTCAATAAGTCAGTCTTCTACCTCAGATGTTCCAAAAGATTCTTCATCTGGAAGTCAG GTTAACATCAATTATGACCTAGAAAAACTGAGAATTGAGCTCAGACATATTCAAGGAATGTATGCAATAGCCCAAACTGAGGCGATAGATGCTTCTCGGAAg TTGAATGAATTTCAGAAGCTTCGAGTAGAGGAAGCAAATAAACTTAAGCAGATAAACCTTAAAGAGGAGGAAGCGAAAGAATTGGCAGAGCAAGAGAAGTTAAAATGTGAAGCAGCTAAGAAGGAAGCTGACTATGCAATGGAATGTGTTGAAAGAGAAGCTGAGCAAAGAAGAGCAGCAGAGAGCATTGCCAACCGGGAGGCTAGAACAAAAGAAAAGCTAGAGAAATCATTGGCACTACCTTTGCATCACTACCAGGAATTCACGTGGGAAGAGATTGTGACGGCTAGCTCATCATTCTCCGAGGATCTTAAGATAGGAATGGGATCATATGGAATGGTCTATAAGTGCTATTTGCATCATACACCTGCAGCAGTGAAAGTTCTTCATTCAGCTGAGGCTCATAGAACTAAGCAATTTCAACAAGAG CTTGAAGTATTGAGCAAAATTCATCATCCTCACTTGTTATTTCTTCTCGGTGCATGCCCTGAACGCGGTTGCCTAGTATATGAGTACATGGAGAATGGAAGTTTGGAGGATAGGTTGACAAGGAAAAACAACACACCACCACTTACATGGTTTGACAGGGTTCGCATAGCGTGGGAAGTTGCTTCAGCTCTTGTTTTCCTTCATAACACGAAGCCAAAGCCGATCATACACCGTGATTTAAAGCCAGCTAACATACTCCTTGATCACAACTTAGTCAGCAAAATTGGAGATGTTGGTCTTTCAACAATGGTTCAGTCAGACTCTTCCTCAGCAATGACCGCATATAAAGACACTAGTCCAGTTGGCACACTTTGCTATATAGATCCTGAGTATCAAAGGACAGGATTAGTCTCTACAAAAtctgatgtttatgcttttggGATGGTCATATTGCAGTTGCTTACTGCAAAAAGAGCCATAGCTTTAGCCCACATGGTAGAAATGGCTACCGAAGAGGATAAACTGGTGGAGTTGCTGGATCAAGAAGCCGGTGAATGGCCTCTTGAAGAGACAAAGGAACTGGCTGTACTTGCTCTAAAATGCACTGAACTTCGACGTAGAGACAGACCTGACCTGAAAGATGAAGTTCTCCCTATTTTGGAGAGATTTAAAGAGGTTGCTGATAGAGCTCGACATTTGAAATATAATCAACCTCCACCTCCTAGCCACTTCAAATGCCCCCTACTCAAG GAAGTGATTCAAGACCCCTGTGTTGCGGCTGATGGATACACTTATGACCGGAAGGCAATAGAGTCATGGCTCGCGGACAATGATAATTCACCAGTTACAAATTTACCATTACCACATAAGCACCTGCTTCCAAATTATGCACTTCTCTCAGCTATCAAAGAGTGGAAGTCAGGGAAACATTGA
- the LOC125867207 gene encoding F-box protein At5g07610-like, which produces MSYSAEKIEGSDDLVTKILLLLPARPLFRFKLVSKRWRSLVSNPRFSSLWKPQSLPTLLILQSPFLDYPCYYIPDKTKSKASIRFFDFIMKDDPFDDVVILNCCGGLLLCRKRLFDEYIVCNPTTKEFHTLPSPNVGSLDMSLAFDHSISPHYRVINVGIQFSRNSKYSLCYCLPIEIYSSDTNSWRRSRVQFPKAFLSYLGQCKGVFFNGAIFWIFRGVNSFCYFDIDKEIIHSYQLPKMNEQYYCGCVRGNLHLVGSSVSDSHHIDVFVLENDYSSWSAKYCIDRHEPTSCAIREMICSSPGLTSLEFTFSVLSLMTSEGNNKLPYLILYMPCKVELTVKGRSCEKLSLPSVDHFFDNPFWIGSKLN; this is translated from the coding sequence ATGTCTTATAGTGCTGAAAAAATTGAAGGTAGTGATGATCTTGTAACCAAGATTTTACTACTCCTTCCTGCAAGGCCTCTTTTCAGGTTCAAACTTGTTTCGAAACGTTGGAGGTCTCTCGTCTCCAATCCCCGTTTTTCTTCTCTCTGGAAGCCTCAATCTCTCCCAACTCTACTCATTCTACAGTCGCCTTTTCTCGATTACCCTTGTTATTACATTCCTGATAAAACAAAATCTAAAGCTTCTATTAGATTCTTTGATTTTATAATGAAAGATGATCCCTTTGATGATgttgtaattttgaattgtTGTGGTGGTTTACTTCTTTGTCGTAAGAGGCTATTCGATGAGTACATTGTATGTAATCCAACTACAAAGGAATTCCATACTCTTCCGAGTCCAAATGTAGGGTCACTAGACATGAGTTTGGCCTTTGATCATTCGATATCGCCTCATTACAGAGTTATAAATGTTGGGATCCAATTCTCGCGTAATTCCAAATATAGTTTATGTTATTGTCTCCCTATTGAAATATACTCTTCAGATACCAACTCATGGAGGCGATCACGAGTCCAGTTCCCAAAAGCATTTTTGAGCTATTTGGGACAATGTAAGGGAGTTTTCTTCAATGGAGCTATCTTTTGGATCTTTAGAGGGGTAAATAGcttttgttattttgatattgataaGGAAATTATCCACTCTTATCAATTACCTAAAATGAATGAACAGTATTACTGTGGATGCGTCCGCGGGAATTTACATCTGGTTGGCTCTTCAGTCAGTGATTCACATCATATTGATGTCTTTGTATTGGAAAATGACTACTCTTCTTGGAGCGCAAAGTATTGCATTGATCGACATGAACCAACTTCATGTGCAATTCGAGAAATGATTTGTAGTTCACCGGGACTTACTTCTCTTGAGTTTACGTTTAGTGTGCTTTCTCTTATGACAAGTGAAGGAAATAACAAGCTACCATATTTGATTCTTTACATGCCTTGCAAAGTTGAGTTAACAGTAAAAGGTAGGAGTTGTGAGAAGTTGTCATTACCGTCAGTTGATCATTTCTTCGACAATCCATTCTGGATAGGAAGCAAATTGAACTGA
- the LOC125867205 gene encoding F-box protein At5g07610-like, with protein sequence MLLETGLVIASMSCNLYLYVDILNMHPSSAILAQHKENLLLKMQGIKLKIPKFSDLVQPSSARIVLSIDDLLMEILLRVPIRSLLCFKTVSKRWLSIITHPHFSVLCQPNPNRAVGLFLTCPYSLPAKPQFDYVHFDKKNPPKPPFKNLKFIKDSSGISVLQSCNGLMLCSNSPLRLAKTNYYVCNPTTKHYTALPKSVLETENSKIHGISLAFDPAKSPHYKVICVRDSVSSPQHYQIEIYSSQTGL encoded by the exons ATGCTTTTGGAAACTGGACTCGTGATCGCCTCCATGAGTTG CAATCTTTACCTATATGTTGACATATTAAATATGCATCCATCATCTGCAATTCTTGCACAACACAAAGAAAACTTACTACTAAAAATGCAAGGCATTAAACTCAAGATcccaaaattttcagatttagtGCAGCCATCATCAGCTCGAATAGTTCTTTCGATTGATGACCTATTGATGGAAATTCTTTTACGCGTACCTATAAGATCCCTTCTCTGTTTCAAAACCGTATCCAAACGTTGGCTTTCAATCATTACTCATCCACATTTTTCTGTCCTCTGTCAACCCAATCCAAATCGCGCAGTAGGCCTTTTCTTGACCTGTCCTTATTCTCTTCCAGCAAAACCCCAGTTTGATTATGTTCATTTTGATAAGAAAAATCCCCCAAAACCACCATTTAAGAATCTCAAATTCATTAAAGACTCTTCTGGTATTAGTGTTCTGCAATCTTGCAATGGATTAATGCTCTGTTCCAACTCCCCTTTGCGTCTAGCTAAAACAAATTACTATGTTTGCAACCCCACTACGAAACATTACACAGCACTTCCAAAATCAGTTCTTGAAACTGaaaattctaaaattcatgGTATAAGCTTAGCTTTTGATCCTGCCAAGTCTCCTCATTACAAAGTAATATGTGTTCGCGATTCTGTTTCGTCTCCTCAACATTATCAGATTGAAATCTACTCATCTCAAACAGGTTTGTGA